One genomic region from Mauremys reevesii isolate NIE-2019 linkage group 7, ASM1616193v1, whole genome shotgun sequence encodes:
- the VAX1 gene encoding ventral anterior homeobox 1 isoform X1: protein MVLTIQDKMDVRCNSEAEANRVSKNGHKEGKESKGSEGNISTSFLKDQQGTYSASAVSEECNKSKSSSADPDYCRRILVRDAKGSIREIILPKGLDLDRPKRTRTSFTAEQLYRLEMEFQRCQYVVGRERTELARQLNLSETQVKVWFQNRRTKQKKDQGKDSELRSVVSETAATCSVLRLLEQGRLLSPPGLPGLLPPCATSALGSALRAPGLGIGTTGTSSSGTAGGSPHPPAVSSAAGPPPAAGLHASPSAGHNLFSLPVPTLLGSVAGRLASNPLTMAGSLAGNLQELSARYLSSSAFEPYCRTNPKEGAEKKALD from the exons ATGGTGCTAACAATTCAGG ACAAAATGGACGTTAGATGCAATTCAGAGGCTGAAGCGAACCGGGTCTCGAAGAACGGACATAAAGAGGGCAAGGAAAGCAAAGGGTCTGAAGGAAATATTTCTACTTCTTTTCTGAAGGATCAGCAAGGGACTTATTCTGCCTCGGCCGTGTCGGAAGAGTGTAATAAAAGTAAATCTAGTTCTGCAGACCCGGACTATTGCAGGAGGATCCTAGTTAGAG ATGCCAAAGGTTCAATAAGAGAGATTATTCTGCCTAAAGGACTTGATCTGGACCGCCCCAAACGGACCCGAACGTCTTTCACTGCGGAGCAGCTGTACCGGCTGGAGATGGAGTTCCAGAGGTGCCAATACGTGGTGGGACGGGAAAGGACCGAACTGGCCCGGCAGCTCAATCTTTCGGAAACTCAG GTAAAGGTCTGGTTCCAGAACAGGCGCACGAAGCAGAAAAAGGACCAAGGCAAAGACTCGGAGCTGAGGTCCGTGGTGTCGGAGACCGCCGCCACCTGCAGCGTCCTCCGGCTCCTGGAGCAAGGCCGGCTGCTCTCCCCGCCGGGCCTGCCCGGCCTCCTGCCCCCCTGCGCCACCAGCGCCTTGGGCTCGGCGCTGCGGGCCCCCGGCCTCGGCATCGGCACCACGGGCACCAGCAGCTCGGGCACCGCGGGCGGCTCCCCGCACCCGCCGGCGGTGAGCAGCGCGGCCGGGCCCCCTCCGGCTGCGGGACTCCACGCCTCGCCCAGCGCCGGCCATAACCTCTTCAGCCTGCCGGTACCCACCCTGCTGGGCTCGGTGGCCGGCCGCCTGGCCTCGAACCCCTTGACAATGGCCGGCTCCCTGGCCGGGAACTTGCAGGAACTGTCAGCCAGGTACCTGAGCTCCTCCGCCTTCGAGCCCTACTGCAGGACCAACCCTAAAGAAGGCGCTGAGAAAAAAGCCCTGGACTGA
- the VAX1 gene encoding ventral anterior homeobox 1 isoform X2 produces MFGKQDKMDVRCNSEAEANRVSKNGHKEGKESKGSEGNISTSFLKDQQGTYSASAVSEECNKSKSSSADPDYCRRILVRDAKGSIREIILPKGLDLDRPKRTRTSFTAEQLYRLEMEFQRCQYVVGRERTELARQLNLSETQVKVWFQNRRTKQKKDQGKDSELRSVVSETAATCSVLRLLEQGRLLSPPGLPGLLPPCATSALGSALRAPGLGIGTTGTSSSGTAGGSPHPPAVSSAAGPPPAAGLHASPSAGHNLFSLPVPTLLGSVAGRLASNPLTMAGSLAGNLQELSARYLSSSAFEPYCRTNPKEGAEKKALD; encoded by the exons ATGTTTGGGAAACAAGACAAAATGGACGTTAGATGCAATTCAGAGGCTGAAGCGAACCGGGTCTCGAAGAACGGACATAAAGAGGGCAAGGAAAGCAAAGGGTCTGAAGGAAATATTTCTACTTCTTTTCTGAAGGATCAGCAAGGGACTTATTCTGCCTCGGCCGTGTCGGAAGAGTGTAATAAAAGTAAATCTAGTTCTGCAGACCCGGACTATTGCAGGAGGATCCTAGTTAGAG ATGCCAAAGGTTCAATAAGAGAGATTATTCTGCCTAAAGGACTTGATCTGGACCGCCCCAAACGGACCCGAACGTCTTTCACTGCGGAGCAGCTGTACCGGCTGGAGATGGAGTTCCAGAGGTGCCAATACGTGGTGGGACGGGAAAGGACCGAACTGGCCCGGCAGCTCAATCTTTCGGAAACTCAG GTAAAGGTCTGGTTCCAGAACAGGCGCACGAAGCAGAAAAAGGACCAAGGCAAAGACTCGGAGCTGAGGTCCGTGGTGTCGGAGACCGCCGCCACCTGCAGCGTCCTCCGGCTCCTGGAGCAAGGCCGGCTGCTCTCCCCGCCGGGCCTGCCCGGCCTCCTGCCCCCCTGCGCCACCAGCGCCTTGGGCTCGGCGCTGCGGGCCCCCGGCCTCGGCATCGGCACCACGGGCACCAGCAGCTCGGGCACCGCGGGCGGCTCCCCGCACCCGCCGGCGGTGAGCAGCGCGGCCGGGCCCCCTCCGGCTGCGGGACTCCACGCCTCGCCCAGCGCCGGCCATAACCTCTTCAGCCTGCCGGTACCCACCCTGCTGGGCTCGGTGGCCGGCCGCCTGGCCTCGAACCCCTTGACAATGGCCGGCTCCCTGGCCGGGAACTTGCAGGAACTGTCAGCCAGGTACCTGAGCTCCTCCGCCTTCGAGCCCTACTGCAGGACCAACCCTAAAGAAGGCGCTGAGAAAAAAGCCCTGGACTGA
- the VAX1 gene encoding ventral anterior homeobox 1 isoform X3: MDVRCNSEAEANRVSKNGHKEGKESKGSEGNISTSFLKDQQGTYSASAVSEECNKSKSSSADPDYCRRILVRDAKGSIREIILPKGLDLDRPKRTRTSFTAEQLYRLEMEFQRCQYVVGRERTELARQLNLSETQVKVWFQNRRTKQKKDQGKDSELRSVVSETAATCSVLRLLEQGRLLSPPGLPGLLPPCATSALGSALRAPGLGIGTTGTSSSGTAGGSPHPPAVSSAAGPPPAAGLHASPSAGHNLFSLPVPTLLGSVAGRLASNPLTMAGSLAGNLQELSARYLSSSAFEPYCRTNPKEGAEKKALD; the protein is encoded by the exons ATGGACGTTAGATGCAATTCAGAGGCTGAAGCGAACCGGGTCTCGAAGAACGGACATAAAGAGGGCAAGGAAAGCAAAGGGTCTGAAGGAAATATTTCTACTTCTTTTCTGAAGGATCAGCAAGGGACTTATTCTGCCTCGGCCGTGTCGGAAGAGTGTAATAAAAGTAAATCTAGTTCTGCAGACCCGGACTATTGCAGGAGGATCCTAGTTAGAG ATGCCAAAGGTTCAATAAGAGAGATTATTCTGCCTAAAGGACTTGATCTGGACCGCCCCAAACGGACCCGAACGTCTTTCACTGCGGAGCAGCTGTACCGGCTGGAGATGGAGTTCCAGAGGTGCCAATACGTGGTGGGACGGGAAAGGACCGAACTGGCCCGGCAGCTCAATCTTTCGGAAACTCAG GTAAAGGTCTGGTTCCAGAACAGGCGCACGAAGCAGAAAAAGGACCAAGGCAAAGACTCGGAGCTGAGGTCCGTGGTGTCGGAGACCGCCGCCACCTGCAGCGTCCTCCGGCTCCTGGAGCAAGGCCGGCTGCTCTCCCCGCCGGGCCTGCCCGGCCTCCTGCCCCCCTGCGCCACCAGCGCCTTGGGCTCGGCGCTGCGGGCCCCCGGCCTCGGCATCGGCACCACGGGCACCAGCAGCTCGGGCACCGCGGGCGGCTCCCCGCACCCGCCGGCGGTGAGCAGCGCGGCCGGGCCCCCTCCGGCTGCGGGACTCCACGCCTCGCCCAGCGCCGGCCATAACCTCTTCAGCCTGCCGGTACCCACCCTGCTGGGCTCGGTGGCCGGCCGCCTGGCCTCGAACCCCTTGACAATGGCCGGCTCCCTGGCCGGGAACTTGCAGGAACTGTCAGCCAGGTACCTGAGCTCCTCCGCCTTCGAGCCCTACTGCAGGACCAACCCTAAAGAAGGCGCTGAGAAAAAAGCCCTGGACTGA